A stretch of DNA from Catenulispora acidiphila DSM 44928:
GCCTCGGAGTCGAATCATGAGCAATTGGTGGCGTGACGCTGTCATCTACCAGGTCTACATACGCAGCTTCGCCGACGGAAACGGCGACGGGGTCGGGGACGTCGCGGGACTGCGGTCGCGGCTGCCGTACCTGGCGGCGCTCGGGGTGGACGCGTTGTGGCTGAACCCTTGGTATGCCTCACCGCAAGTGGATGCGGGGTACGACGTCAGCGACTACCGGCGGCTGGATCCGTTGTTCGGGACGTTGGAGGATGCCAGAGGGCTGATCGCCGACGCGCACGCGCACGGGCTGCGGCTGATCCTGGACATCGTTCCGAACCACACTTCGGATCAGCATCCTTGGTTCCAGGACGCGCTGGCCGCTTCGCAGGGTTCTGAGTCACAGGGTTCTGGGTCACAGGGTTCCGAGGCACGGGCGCGGTACCACTTCCGCCCGGGGCGGGGCGTGGACGGGGCGGAGCCGCCGACGGACTGGCCGTCGATCTTCGGCGGTCCGGCGTGGACCCGGACGGTGGACGCCGACGGGAAGCCCGGGGACTGGTATCTGCACTTGTTCGCGCCGGAGCAGCCGGACCTGAACTGGACGAACGCCGAGGTGCGGCGCGAGTTCGAGGACATATTGCGGTTCTGGCTGGACCTGGGTGTCGACGGGTTCCGGATCGACGTCGCGCACGGACTGACGAAGGACCCTGCGTTCCCGGATCTGGCTGCGCGCGCCGCCGGGGGGATGCTGGACGGGGTGGCGGCGGACCATCCGTACTTCGACCGGGACACGACGCTGGCGATCTATGAGGAGTGGCGCCGGGTCGCGGATTCCTACGAGGGCGAGCGGGTTTTCGTCGCCGAGGCGTGGGTCGCGGACGCGGCGCGGGTGGCGCGGTATCTGACGCCGGCGCGGCTGCACACGGCGTTCAACTTCGGCCTGCTGGGCTGCCCGTGGGACGCCGCGGCGCTGCGTGCGGAGATCGACGCGACGCTGGGCGTGCTGGCGGCGGTCGGCGCGCCGGCGACCTGGGTGCTGTCCAACCACGACGTGATCCGCCACGCGACGCGCTACGGCCGCGCCAAGACCTCGCTGGCCGACGCACGCCGCCTGTACGGCACGCCGGTGGACCATGCGCTCGGCGAGCGCCGGGCGCGCGCGGCGATGCAGCTGATCAACGCGCTGCCCGGCGGCACGTATGTGTACCAGGGCGAGGAGCTGGGCCTGCCGGAGGTCGAGGACCTACCGCCCTCGGTCTGGCAGGACCCGAACCGCCGCTACGCGGACCACGACGGCCCGGTGCGCGACGGCTGCCGCGTGCCGCTGCCGTGGTCGGGCGACACGGCGCCGTTCGGCTTCTCGCCGGAGGGCGCGACGGCGGAGCCCTGGCTACCGCAACCGCAGGAGTGGAAGGACCGCACCGCCGCAGCCGAGGAGCAGGACCCGCACTCGACCCTGTCGCACTACCGCACCCTGCTGCGCACCCGCCGCGAGTGGCTCGACCGCGGCCTCGGCGACGGCGCGGCGCCGGAGTGGCTCAAGGCACCGGCGGACGTGCTGGCGTTCCGGCGCGGCGAGGTGGTGTGTTACGTGAACCTGTCGGAGGCCGAGGTGGAGTTGCCGGCGGGGTACCGGGTGCTGGTCGCCTCGGAGCCGGTGGACGGGGCGCTGCTGCCGGTGGATGTGGCGGTGTGGTTGGTGGCGGAGTAGGAGGCACCGACTGCCCGGCGTTCGGGACTTCGGGACTTCGGGACTTCGGGACTCGCCGCGCGCCAGCAGGTGATCGAGCTGGCGTGCGGCGATGCCGACAGCAAGGTGATGGCGCCGGGTTCAGCAGTAGGGAGCCTGGTTCGTCAGCGCCGAGGCGACGCGCATCCATACGCCGAACTGGCGGAACAGGTCCGGGGGCGTGCCGACGGCTTGGACTGTGCGCGGGTCGACCGCGGTCACGCCGGGGATGCCGAGCAGAGTCTCAGCTACTGCCGAGGACTGCCAGCGGACGGCGAGCGTGGACTCAGCATCGGAAACGGCATCGGAAGACGTGTGTTCGCCGTCGTCGGCAGGCATTTCGTTGAGCACCGCCAGTATCGTGTCCTCGATCGCCGCCCGCGCCTCGTTCTCGGGGCGTAGTTCGGCGGCGAAGCGGCTGCGTACGTACTTCACCGGCGCGGTGGCGATGCTCGCGTCCCAGGCGGTGGCCTCGGCGCAGGCGGCGTCGTCGCCGGTGAGGGCGGCGAGGCGGACGCCGAGCGCGGCGGCGGCGGCGTGGACCAGGCCGATCTCGCCGGTGGCGCGGTCGTCGAGCCACATGTCCTCGATCTCGTGGCCCATGAAGCTGTGGCTCAGGACGCCGTGGGCGCCGGCGCGGGCGTGGTAGCCGACGCAGATGAGGGCGTCGTGGGCGCCGGTGAGGCCCTCGATCATGCCCATGGTCTTGGGCTTGCCGCGGATCAGGCGGGCGGCGGGGTGCAGGGTGTCGGTCATCAGGTTGCGCATGGGTCCGTGGGCGTCGTTCACCACGATCTCGGTGGCGCCGGCCCGCAGCGCGCCGCGGACGGCGGCGTTGACGTCCCCGGTCATCGCCAGCCGCCCGCGCTCGTAGTCGCGGCCGCCGGGCTGCACGTCGTCGGCGTCGACGAGCCCGGTGATCCCCTCCATGTCCGCGCTGATGAAGATCCGCATAGGGACCGTTCTAGCAGCCGGGCTACTTCTTGGCGAGCTTGTCGGCCAGGACCACGCCCCCGGCCGCGTAGTCCTCGGCGGTGACTTCCTGGAACCAGACGTGGACGGTCTCCGCCGGCGCCTTGTACACGTCGACCATGGCGTCGGTGATGCGGGAGACCAGCTCGCGCTTCTGCTCGGCGGTCTTGGGCATCTGCTGGATGGTGACGCTCGGCATGGTGCTCTCCTTCACGATCGGGGGCGCTTCCGGCGGTTCCGGTGCCCTCCCCCTTGCGAGATCAAGTTCATCGCGATCCGGCGTCGCGAACCAGACGCGACCGGGACTGACAGCGATCACGATTCCTGATCGCCGGAGGAGGCATCGCGGGAGGAGGCATTGTCGGAGGAAACATCGTCGGAGGAGGCGATGTCGCCGGACATCGCGAGCTCGCAGGCCTGCATCAGCAGGCTGAAATGCGGCGTGGGGCGCGAGCGGCTGACCACCAGATGCGTCATCAGTCCCAGTCCCGGCGGCTCGAACGGCAGGAAAGCGACGCGCCGGTTGCGGATCTGCTCGGCGCGCGCGGCGTACATCACGGTGTAGCTGCCGCCGTCGGCGCCGATCGCGGCGAGGGTGTCGGCGAGCCGGGTGTAAGGGTTCGACGACGCGGGTTCGCAGCCCGCGGCGTGGAAGGCGCCGACGATCAGGTCGACCAGCGCCGGGTTGTTGCGGCGCTCGGTCAGGCGCAGGCCGAGCGGGGCGAGGGCGGCGAAGGTGGCGTAGGGCGCCTGCGCGATCGCATGCCGCGCGGGTACGGCAGCCACCACCTCGTCGCGCCACAACTGCACCACACGCAAGCCGCGTCCCTCGTCGGGCACGGCGCCGCGCACGAACGCCGCGTCCAGGCTGCCGTCGGCGACCCGGTCCAGCCGATCGGGCGTGGGCCCGGCCATCACCAGCTCGACCGGCAGGTCCGGCGCCAGGCGCAGCAGCTCGTCCAGGACCATCTCCAGCCGCTCCCCCAGCCCGGAGCTGGTCCCGATGCGCAGCGGCGCCGGGCGCGCGCCGGCGGCCTCGGCCACGGCGGACCGGGCCCGCGCCACGGCCGCGAGCACGTCGCGCGCCTGCGGCAGCAGCGCTTCGCCGGCCGGGGTGAGGCGCACGTGGCGCGGCGAGCGGTCGAAGAGTTCGGCGTCCAGCTCGCGCTCCAGGCGCCGCAGCTGCTGGCTGACCGCCGGCTGGCCGATGTGCAGGCGCTCGGCGGCGCGGCCGAAGTGCAGCTCCTCGGCGACGGCGACGAAGTACTCGAGCTGGCGCAGTTCCATGGCGATCAAGGTAGCGTCGAAAACAGGTGTGCGCCGCCGATGAGTCTCGCCGCCGCGCGTCGTCCAACGGAGCGAAGGCAGCAGCCAGGGACTTTCGAGAAGAGGACGCGATCATGAGCTACGCCGACGTCAACGGCCTGTCGATGTACTACCGGGAGCACGGGGACGCCCCGGTCACCGAGGACAACCCGGCGCTAGTGCTGCTGCACGGCGGGCTGTCGGGGTCCGACGATTTCGCCGCGCTCGTCCCGGAGCTGTCGGCGCACCGCCGGGTCATCACCGCGGACCTGCAGGGCCATTCGCACACCGCGGACGTCGACCGCCCGATCCGCGTGGAGACGATCGGCGACGACGTCGCGGCGCTGATCAAGCACCTCGAACTGGGCAAGGCGGACGTCATGGGCTACTCCTTCGGCGGCGGCGCGGCGCTGCGCTGCGCGATCCAGCACCCGGACGCGGTGCGCAAGCTGATCGTGGTGTCGTTCCCGTTCCGCCAGGACGGCTTCTTCGAAGACGTGCGTGCCCAGCAGCGGCAGATGTCGCCGGAGTCGGCGGCGTTCATGAAGCAGACACCGGCGTGGGAGCTCTACGAGCGCACCGCCCCGCGCCCGGAGGACTTCCCGCAGCTTGTCGGCAAGATGGGTGAGTGGTTGCAGCAGCCGTTCGACTATTCCGAGGAGATCCGCGGACTCCAGGTACCGACGCAGCTGATCTTCGCCGACGCCGACATGTACTCGATGCAGCACATCTGCGACTTCTGGGCGCTGCTCGGCGGCGGGCAGCGCGACGCGGGGTGGGACGGCGCGGCGCGTCCGGGGGCGCATCAGCTGGCGGTGCTGCCGGACACGACGCACTACGCGATCTCCTCCTCTCCGGCGCTGGCTGGGACGGCGGAGCGGTTCCTGCGTTAGGAGCCGTGATGTAGGGCTCTGATATATGGTGAGGCTCGGAGGGGGGCGGGCGTGAGGCGGAAGATCACAGCACGGAAGATCACAGAAGTGACGGTGGTCGCCGTGGCGGCCGTGGGAGCGGCGGGTCTTGCCAGACCGGTTGCGTCGCAGGCCTCGGATTCATCCGCCACATTGCGATATCACTGCGGCTTCCCGGTCATCGGGGTGCAGTCGGTGGTCGCCGAGGTCGCGTGGACCATCCCGCCGACCGTCCAGGTGGGGCAGCCGATGGCGAGTTCGGTACTCTCAGTGCGGGCGACGATTCCGCCACAGGTCGTGCTGACCCTGAGGCTCCGCGGGGCGGCCAGCCTCAGCGGTACCGCCGACATCGACAGCGCCATCAACGCGCCGCAAGGTGTCGTCGCGGACAAGGCCACGTTGACCGTGCCCAAGGTGAGCGTTCCAGCGTTGGGATCGATGACGGTCTCGGCCAGCGGGAAGACTCCCCCGGTCAGCCTGAGTCAGGCGGGCTCGGCGCACTTCGACGCCGGCGCGATCGCGATGCATCTGCGGGGATACACCGTCGGCGGTTCCCCCGAAGCGCCCTTCGACGTCGACTGCACGCTCGATCGCGGACAGAGCGACGTCGTGGCGACGTTCGAGATCGCGGCGGCTGCCCCGACCTCCAGCGCGACGTCGAGCTCGGTGGCGCAGACGCCGACTTCGAGCATCAGCTCAACGGCTCAGCAGCCTGCGGCGAGCAGCGCATCATCGTCCGGCGGCGCGGCTGTCGTGTCTTCGAGTGCCGCTGCGACGGTGCCCACGCGGCGTGAGAGCGTGCCGTCCGCTTCCAGCGTGGAGGCGATCGCGCCGCTGACGACGTCGGATTCCGCTGCGACCGGCTCTGCCGTACCGACTGATTCCGTCCCCGCCGCCGCGGAGCACGCGACGAGCGGCACCGACGCCGCAGCTTCCCCTACCGCCGACAAGGGCGCGGCCGTCACCGATTGGCTGATCGTGGCGTGCGCTCTGCTGGCGGCTGGTGGCGCCGGGGTATTCACGACGTCGCGGTTGAAGAAGCGGCAAAACATCACGTAACGCGAGCGCCCGATTGCTCGTTGAGAGAGCATGAAGATCACATCCCGCCTCTTACTGGGGACGCTCGCCACCGCTGCCGCGCTGGGCGGCAACGCAGCCGGCGCTCACGCCGACGACGCCGCGACAGCGGACATGAACTCCATGCTGTGCCCGATCGCTTCCAGCGGCCTCATCGGCACGGTGATCAACGGGCTCAACCCCGAAAGCCTCGCTCAGTCCTGCCCGGCGTCGCCGAAGACATCTGCCAGGTCATAGGCGGCCGGCACGTCCAGCTGCTCGTAGGAGCACGACGCGGCATCGCGGTCCGGCCGCCATCGCACGAAGCGTCCGTTGTGCCGGAACCGGTCGCCCTGCAGCTGGTCGTAGCGCACTTCGCAGACCAGCTCGGGGCGCAGGGCGATGAACGAGACGTCCTTGCCGGCGTTCCAGCGGTTCAGGGTTCCGGGGCGGCGGTGCTCGCTGTCACTGCCGCTGCCGCTGCCACTGTCGCCGTCGCCTTCGTCGGGGGCGTCGACCCAGGGGTGCGACTCGCCTTCGGGCAGCAGGTACGGCGCCAGTTCGTCGATCAGCTCCTTGCGGCGCGCCATGGTGAAGGCGCTGGAGCCGCCGACGTAGTTCAGGATGCCGTCCTCGCCGTAGAGACCGAGCATCAGGGAGCCGACGATCGGGCCGGTTTTGTGCAGGCGGTAGCCGGCGACGACCACGTCGGCGGTGCGCTCGTGCTTGATCTTCACCATGCTGCGCTCGCCGGGGGTGTACGCACCCTGCGAGGGCTTCGCGACGACGCCGTCCAGGCCGGCGCCCTCGAAGTGCTGGAACCAGGTCGCGGCCAGCTCCGGGTCGTCGGTGGCGCGGGTGACGTGCACGTACTCGTGCTTGGCGACGGCGCTGAGCAACGCGGCGCGGCGGTCGGCGAAGGGCTCGGCGGTCAGGTCGCGGTCGCCCAACGCGAGCAGGTCGAAGCCGATGAAGGAGGCCGGGGTGCGCTCGGCGAGCAGCTTCACCCGGGAGGCGGCGGGGTGGATGCGGTCGCTGAGCCGGTCGAAGTCCAGGCGGCTGTCCACGACCACCACGATCTCGCCGTCCACGACGCAGCGCGCCGGCAGCGCTTCCTTCAAAGACTCGACGAGCTCCGGGAAGTAGCGCCCCAGCTCCTTGCCGCCGCGGCTGCCGAGCACGACCCGGTCGCCGTCGCGGAAGACGATGCAGCGGAAGCCGTCCCACTTGGGCTCGTACAGGTAGTCGCCGGTCGGGACCTTCGCGGCGGACTTGGCCAGCATCGGCTCGACCGGGGGCAGCACCGGCAGGTTCACCTCGGCCACGTCAGCTGCCGCCCTCTTGGTCGTGACGAGCCTTGGAAGGCTGGACCCGCTTGGGTTCGCCGGGCATCTTGGGGAAGTCCGGCGGGTAGGGCATGTCGCCCAGACCGTGGTCCTTCTCGTCGCGCTCGGCCATCTCCAGCAGCGCGTCCAGGCTGTGCGCGGTGTCGTCGATCTCGGCGTTGGCGTCGCCGTTCTTGGCGAACAGGTCCGGGACGGTCTTCACGGTGAAG
This window harbors:
- a CDS encoding glycoside hydrolase family 13 protein, which encodes MSNWWRDAVIYQVYIRSFADGNGDGVGDVAGLRSRLPYLAALGVDALWLNPWYASPQVDAGYDVSDYRRLDPLFGTLEDARGLIADAHAHGLRLILDIVPNHTSDQHPWFQDALAASQGSESQGSGSQGSEARARYHFRPGRGVDGAEPPTDWPSIFGGPAWTRTVDADGKPGDWYLHLFAPEQPDLNWTNAEVRREFEDILRFWLDLGVDGFRIDVAHGLTKDPAFPDLAARAAGGMLDGVAADHPYFDRDTTLAIYEEWRRVADSYEGERVFVAEAWVADAARVARYLTPARLHTAFNFGLLGCPWDAAALRAEIDATLGVLAAVGAPATWVLSNHDVIRHATRYGRAKTSLADARRLYGTPVDHALGERRARAAMQLINALPGGTYVYQGEELGLPEVEDLPPSVWQDPNRRYADHDGPVRDGCRVPLPWSGDTAPFGFSPEGATAEPWLPQPQEWKDRTAAAEEQDPHSTLSHYRTLLRTRREWLDRGLGDGAAPEWLKAPADVLAFRRGEVVCYVNLSEAEVELPAGYRVLVASEPVDGALLPVDVAVWLVAE
- a CDS encoding M55 family metallopeptidase; translation: MRIFISADMEGITGLVDADDVQPGGRDYERGRLAMTGDVNAAVRGALRAGATEIVVNDAHGPMRNLMTDTLHPAARLIRGKPKTMGMIEGLTGAHDALICVGYHARAGAHGVLSHSFMGHEIEDMWLDDRATGEIGLVHAAAAALGVRLAALTGDDAACAEATAWDASIATAPVKYVRSRFAAELRPENEARAAIEDTILAVLNEMPADDGEHTSSDAVSDAESTLAVRWQSSAVAETLLGIPGVTAVDPRTVQAVGTPPDLFRQFGVWMRVASALTNQAPYC
- a CDS encoding tautomerase family protein, with the protein product MPSVTIQQMPKTAEQKRELVSRITDAMVDVYKAPAETVHVWFQEVTAEDYAAGGVVLADKLAKK
- a CDS encoding LysR family transcriptional regulator — its product is MELRQLEYFVAVAEELHFGRAAERLHIGQPAVSQQLRRLERELDAELFDRSPRHVRLTPAGEALLPQARDVLAAVARARSAVAEAAGARPAPLRIGTSSGLGERLEMVLDELLRLAPDLPVELVMAGPTPDRLDRVADGSLDAAFVRGAVPDEGRGLRVVQLWRDEVVAAVPARHAIAQAPYATFAALAPLGLRLTERRNNPALVDLIVGAFHAAGCEPASSNPYTRLADTLAAIGADGGSYTVMYAARAEQIRNRRVAFLPFEPPGLGLMTHLVVSRSRPTPHFSLLMQACELAMSGDIASSDDVSSDNASSRDASSGDQES
- a CDS encoding alpha/beta fold hydrolase; its protein translation is MSYADVNGLSMYYREHGDAPVTEDNPALVLLHGGLSGSDDFAALVPELSAHRRVITADLQGHSHTADVDRPIRVETIGDDVAALIKHLELGKADVMGYSFGGGAALRCAIQHPDAVRKLIVVSFPFRQDGFFEDVRAQQRQMSPESAAFMKQTPAWELYERTAPRPEDFPQLVGKMGEWLQQPFDYSEEIRGLQVPTQLIFADADMYSMQHICDFWALLGGGQRDAGWDGAARPGAHQLAVLPDTTHYAISSSPALAGTAERFLR
- a CDS encoding DUF6801 domain-containing protein; amino-acid sequence: MTVVAVAAVGAAGLARPVASQASDSSATLRYHCGFPVIGVQSVVAEVAWTIPPTVQVGQPMASSVLSVRATIPPQVVLTLRLRGAASLSGTADIDSAINAPQGVVADKATLTVPKVSVPALGSMTVSASGKTPPVSLSQAGSAHFDAGAIAMHLRGYTVGGSPEAPFDVDCTLDRGQSDVVATFEIAAAAPTSSATSSSVAQTPTSSISSTAQQPAASSASSSGGAAVVSSSAAATVPTRRESVPSASSVEAIAPLTTSDSAATGSAVPTDSVPAAAEHATSGTDAAASPTADKGAAVTDWLIVACALLAAGGAGVFTTSRLKKRQNIT
- a CDS encoding ATP-dependent DNA ligase, whose product is MNLPVLPPVEPMLAKSAAKVPTGDYLYEPKWDGFRCIVFRDGDRVVLGSRGGKELGRYFPELVESLKEALPARCVVDGEIVVVVDSRLDFDRLSDRIHPAASRVKLLAERTPASFIGFDLLALGDRDLTAEPFADRRAALLSAVAKHEYVHVTRATDDPELAATWFQHFEGAGLDGVVAKPSQGAYTPGERSMVKIKHERTADVVVAGYRLHKTGPIVGSLMLGLYGEDGILNYVGGSSAFTMARRKELIDELAPYLLPEGESHPWVDAPDEGDGDSGSGSGSDSEHRRPGTLNRWNAGKDVSFIALRPELVCEVRYDQLQGDRFRHNGRFVRWRPDRDAASCSYEQLDVPAAYDLADVFGDAGQD